The following proteins are encoded in a genomic region of Cellulomonas sp. ES6:
- a CDS encoding helix-turn-helix domain-containing protein has translation MSGVTPAAPVAQVLVIDATGADAEVMSVDAARGVTDRIRSAAVTAFDALAEVDGAVQAAYDGHAWVALGYESWEAYCAAEFSQTRMWATVEERHARTLALREGGMSVRAIAAVLGVSRGTVGNDLQKPTPLSGVQDWTPDGGRSVGRDARSYPVARASTAQVLERQVQVARLRSQGLSQTEVARELGVSQPTVSADESALSAATAGLEAGARGRVEAVIHGGDVVDVEDLASAIGITLAPAATPGALLLEAARAAVRDLVATAGYLRDGVVFSETWVSDRDAAVQSSAVLLMPLTGVVRDLAQALTRLDTGRVSERDLLRAREDVARAGQWLAAWGGQR, from the coding sequence ATGAGCGGTGTGACACCCGCGGCGCCCGTCGCCCAGGTGCTGGTCATCGACGCGACTGGCGCTGACGCCGAGGTGATGTCGGTCGACGCCGCCCGCGGGGTGACCGACCGGATCCGTTCAGCGGCCGTCACCGCGTTCGACGCGCTCGCCGAGGTCGACGGCGCCGTGCAGGCGGCCTACGACGGCCACGCCTGGGTCGCTCTGGGCTACGAGTCCTGGGAGGCGTACTGCGCCGCGGAGTTCTCCCAGACGCGGATGTGGGCCACGGTCGAGGAACGCCATGCCCGCACCCTCGCCCTGCGCGAAGGCGGTATGTCGGTGCGGGCGATCGCCGCGGTGCTCGGCGTCTCGCGCGGGACCGTTGGCAACGACCTGCAGAAGCCCACGCCGCTATCAGGTGTCCAAGATTGGACACCTGATGGCGGGCGGTCGGTTGGCCGCGATGCCCGCTCGTACCCGGTCGCCCGGGCCTCGACCGCGCAGGTGCTCGAGCGGCAGGTGCAGGTCGCGCGCCTGCGGTCGCAGGGGCTGTCTCAGACCGAGGTCGCTCGCGAGCTCGGCGTCTCCCAGCCCACGGTCTCGGCCGACGAGTCCGCCCTGAGCGCAGCGACCGCCGGCCTCGAGGCGGGTGCCCGCGGGCGGGTCGAAGCGGTCATCCATGGGGGCGACGTCGTCGACGTCGAGGACCTGGCGAGTGCGATCGGCATCACCCTCGCCCCGGCGGCGACCCCCGGCGCCCTGCTGCTCGAGGCGGCCCGGGCCGCGGTGCGGGACCTGGTGGCCACCGCGGGGTACCTGCGCGACGGGGTGGTGTTCTCCGAGACGTGGGTCAGCGACCGCGACGCGGCCGTACAGTCCAGCGCGGTCCTGCTGATGCCGCTGACCGGCGTCGTGCGGGACCTGGCCCAGGCCCTCACCCGCCTGGACACGGGCCGGGTGAGCGAGCGCGACCTGCTGCGCGCCCGGGAGGACGTCGCTCGGGCTGGGCAGTGGCTGGCCGCGTGGGGTGGTCAGCGATGA